One Peptostreptococcus equinus genomic window carries:
- a CDS encoding aminotransferase class IV translates to MDKFIKLDEGYKFGIGLFETIHVKNRKAIFLDKHLERLNSSLEFFSINKKISKEEVLNYLNENIFNRNIESETKKNEVINMINFVLKIMVSSENTVFELRNYTYNQKDYDKGFVLGISKILRSNTSPFVYHKTLNYGECIYEKRKALEDNKNDFIFLNSDNEICECTSSNIFFVKDNKIFTPKIECGLLNGTVRDFVIENFEVSQVIIAVEQLENFDECFLTNSLMGVMPVKSVGKIIFKKHNTANIVRDKYKASL, encoded by the coding sequence GTGGATAAATTTATAAAATTAGACGAAGGATATAAGTTTGGCATTGGTCTATTTGAAACTATTCACGTAAAAAATAGAAAAGCAATTTTTTTGGATAAGCATTTAGAAAGATTAAATAGTTCATTGGAATTTTTTTCAATAAATAAGAAGATAAGTAAAGAAGAGGTGCTAAATTATTTAAATGAAAATATTTTTAATAGAAATATAGAAAGTGAAACTAAAAAAAATGAAGTTATCAATATGATAAATTTTGTATTGAAAATTATGGTATCTTCAGAAAATACTGTTTTTGAGTTAAGAAATTATACTTATAACCAAAAAGATTACGATAAAGGATTTGTTTTGGGTATTAGTAAAATATTAAGATCAAATACCTCTCCATTTGTTTATCATAAAACTTTGAATTATGGAGAATGTATATACGAAAAGAGAAAAGCTCTAGAAGATAATAAAAATGATTTTATATTTTTAAATAGCGATAATGAAATTTGTGAATGTACCTCTTCAAATATATTTTTTGTAAAAGACAACAAAATTTTCACTCCAAAAATCGAATGTGGTCTATTAAATGGAACGGTTAGAGACTTTGTAATTGAAAATTTTGAAGTAAGTCAGGTAATAATTGCTGTTGAACAATTAGAGAATTTTGATGAATGTTTTTTAACAAATTCGCTAATGGGGGTAATGCCTGTAAAAAGCGTAGGTAAGATTATATTCAAAAAACATAATACAGCTAACATTGTAAGAGATAAATACAAGGCTTCTTTGTAA
- a CDS encoding potassium/proton antiporter produces MEIYLIIVSLIILFSIFIEKISAKFGIPVLFLFLMMGVVSGNASILHPLIVNKKIIEYICIVALIFIMFYGGFGTNLQKAKKVMKDAFILASFGVIVNIFLLTIFLHYVFKLGIGEAALLASILGSTDAASLFNILRYNNLSLKYNLDSLLEIESGSNDPFAYICTLMAILFLQGNFGISNGVIFLIKEIIIGILVAMIIAKLMSIYINKQTKYNENLNQIVFIAIALLSYNCANVLGGNGFLSVYIVGMILGRENFDGKQEMVHFFDGLTSLFQLVLFFLLGLLVKPSNLLELFPVSLSIVLFIILVSRPISILPFFYKYKDKGWLIVTSMAGIRGAASIVFAISAINSGIELNTDIYNIVALVVLISLVLQGGFLPIVVKKASMLNEKGNILSTFNDYVSDKNIGFIISKVGKESPWLNRKIKEFTFPKDIRIILVNRNNKPILPDGELVLKEGDRIVLSAIEYSSDNSSIDVRKIVIDEDHEWFGKKITDINILDDRKIIMIERNSQIILPNGDVCFENQDEVFISKLKQKNY; encoded by the coding sequence ATGGAAATATACTTAATTATAGTAAGTTTAATAATATTATTTTCTATATTCATAGAAAAGATAAGTGCAAAATTTGGTATACCTGTATTATTTTTATTTCTTATGATGGGAGTTGTATCAGGCAATGCTTCAATATTACATCCTTTAATAGTAAATAAGAAAATTATAGAATATATATGTATAGTGGCATTGATTTTTATAATGTTTTATGGAGGATTTGGAACTAATTTACAAAAAGCAAAAAAAGTTATGAAAGATGCCTTCATACTTGCTTCCTTTGGTGTAATAGTAAACATATTTTTGTTAACAATTTTTTTACACTATGTTTTTAAGTTGGGAATTGGTGAAGCAGCATTATTAGCAAGCATTCTTGGGTCTACAGATGCGGCTTCTTTGTTCAATATATTGAGATATAATAATTTATCATTAAAGTATAATCTAGACTCATTATTGGAGATTGAATCTGGAAGTAATGATCCTTTTGCTTATATATGTACATTGATGGCAATATTATTTTTACAGGGAAATTTTGGTATTTCAAACGGAGTAATCTTTCTAATAAAAGAGATAATAATAGGTATTTTAGTGGCTATGATTATAGCTAAATTAATGTCTATTTATATTAACAAGCAAACGAAATATAATGAAAATTTGAACCAAATTGTATTTATTGCAATAGCACTTCTTTCTTATAATTGTGCCAATGTATTAGGTGGTAATGGATTTTTATCTGTTTATATAGTAGGGATGATATTAGGAAGAGAAAATTTTGACGGAAAACAAGAAATGGTACATTTTTTTGATGGTTTAACATCTTTATTTCAATTAGTATTGTTTTTCTTATTGGGATTATTAGTAAAACCAAGTAATTTATTAGAATTATTTCCAGTTAGCTTGTCTATAGTATTATTTATAATACTGGTATCAAGACCTATATCTATATTGCCATTTTTCTATAAATATAAGGATAAAGGATGGCTGATTGTAACATCAATGGCTGGGATAAGAGGTGCAGCGTCTATAGTTTTTGCAATTAGTGCAATTAATAGCGGTATAGAATTGAATACTGATATTTATAATATAGTCGCTTTGGTAGTGTTAATATCACTGGTACTACAAGGAGGATTTTTACCTATAGTAGTCAAAAAGGCGAGTATGCTTAATGAAAAAGGAAATATACTATCAACGTTCAATGATTATGTATCTGACAAAAACATTGGTTTTATAATTAGCAAGGTTGGAAAAGAAAGTCCATGGCTTAATAGAAAGATAAAAGAATTTACTTTTCCAAAAGATATAAGAATAATATTAGTAAATAGAAACAACAAACCAATACTTCCAGATGGAGAACTGGTTTTAAAAGAAGGAGATAGAATAGTTCTTAGTGCAATAGAATATTCTAGTGACAATTCAAGTATAGATGTAAGAAAAATAGTTATAGATGAAGATCATGAATGGTTTGGAAAAAAGATAACAGATATAAACATACTTGATGATAGGAAAATAATAATGATAGAAAGAAATAGTCAGATTATATTGCCAAATGGGGATGTATGCTTTGAAAATCAAGATGAAGTATTTATTAGTAAATTAAAGCAAAAAAATTATTAA
- a CDS encoding DUF134 domain-containing protein — translation MPRPIKWRNVCSLPKISTFGPIDLRIGDNNTVNLTIDEYESIRLIDFEGFNQERCAKQMKVARTTVQGIYNNARKKIAKAIIEGKLLFIDGGEYRICDGIHESCDLYCEKREDKLLIEEESI, via the coding sequence ATGCCGAGGCCTATAAAATGGAGAAATGTTTGCTCTCTTCCCAAAATAAGCACATTCGGACCAATCGATCTAAGGATAGGCGATAATAACACTGTAAACTTAACAATAGACGAGTATGAATCAATTAGATTAATTGACTTTGAAGGGTTTAATCAAGAGCGATGCGCTAAACAAATGAAAGTAGCTAGAACAACTGTACAAGGTATATATAATAATGCAAGAAAGAAAATAGCTAAAGCAATCATAGAAGGCAAATTACTTTTTATTGATGGCGGAGAATATAGAATTTGCGACGGAATTCATGAAAGCTGCGATTTGTATTGTGAGAAAAGAGAAGACAAATTATTAATAGAAGAGGAATCAATTTAA
- a CDS encoding NifB/NifX family molybdenum-iron cluster-binding protein has protein sequence MNKVAVASRNGKVAQKLDKYSEFTIFYIDDCIPVSNEKICKKSNNYMLLTEYLLDMDISTLIVGSIREDIKSHLVANDIDVFECKLESIKKALEIYLDSIDGNNLNVQENSTPDVIYQ, from the coding sequence ATGAATAAGGTTGCTGTTGCGAGTAGAAATGGTAAAGTTGCTCAAAAGTTAGATAAGTATAGCGAATTTACAATTTTTTATATTGATGACTGTATTCCAGTTAGCAACGAGAAAATTTGTAAAAAGAGTAATAATTATATGTTACTAACCGAGTATTTATTGGATATGGATATTAGCACATTGATAGTAGGCTCAATTAGAGAAGATATTAAATCTCACCTTGTAGCTAATGATATTGATGTGTTTGAATGCAAATTGGAGTCAATAAAAAAAGCTCTTGAAATTTATTTGGATTCTATTGATGGAAATAATTTAAATGTTCAGGAAAATTCAACACCCGATGTAATTTACCAATAA
- a CDS encoding anthranilate synthase component II, with protein MYFILDNYDSFVYNIYAYFQEIGVEVQIKRIDEVDLQYIIDLNPKGIIISPGPGHPKDATLSLKAIDYFKEIKPILGVCLGHQAIGYYFGAKIEKGKKPIHGKIYKINHSEENIFKDIKNNINVTRYHSLIVNKDSVKNNFNINAISSDDVLMAMSHKQYPIYSVQFHPEAALTEYGHKMLKNFVNICERWYAKND; from the coding sequence ATGTATTTTATTTTAGATAACTACGACTCCTTTGTGTATAATATTTATGCATATTTTCAAGAAATCGGAGTGGAAGTTCAAATAAAAAGAATTGATGAGGTTGATTTACAATATATTATTGATTTAAATCCAAAGGGAATAATAATATCACCAGGTCCAGGTCATCCAAAAGATGCAACTTTATCCTTGAAAGCAATTGATTATTTTAAAGAAATTAAGCCTATACTCGGTGTGTGTTTAGGGCATCAGGCCATAGGATATTATTTTGGAGCAAAAATTGAAAAAGGTAAGAAGCCAATTCATGGAAAGATATATAAGATAAATCACAGTGAAGAGAATATTTTTAAAGATATAAAAAATAATATAAATGTTACACGTTATCATTCTTTAATTGTAAATAAAGATAGCGTTAAAAATAATTTTAATATTAATGCAATATCCAGTGATGATGTACTTATGGCTATGTCACATAAACAGTATCCTATATATAGTGTACAGTTTCATCCAGAAGCAGCATTGACAGAATATGGTCATAAAATGTTGAAAAACTTTGTGAATATATGCGAAAGGTGGTATGCAAAAAATGACTAA
- a CDS encoding xanthine phosphoribosyltransferase: MELLENKILSEGRVLSGNILKVDKFLNHQIDPNLFMEMGKDFYEHFKGMGINKILTLEVSGIAVAFAAATYLNVPVLFAKKSDSLTLSDDVFSSKVISYTKHKEYDIRVDKAFLSSEDNVLIIDDFLAKGQALNGLMELCKQADAEVIGVGIAIEKAFQEGGKHYRSLGYDVYSQAVIEKFEDGKVVFKKD; the protein is encoded by the coding sequence ATGGAATTATTAGAAAATAAGATATTAAGTGAAGGCAGAGTCCTTTCAGGAAACATATTAAAAGTAGATAAGTTTTTAAATCACCAAATTGATCCAAACCTATTTATGGAAATGGGTAAAGATTTTTACGAACATTTTAAAGGTATGGGTATTAATAAGATATTAACTCTTGAAGTATCAGGTATAGCAGTTGCTTTTGCTGCTGCAACATATTTAAATGTTCCAGTTCTTTTTGCTAAAAAATCTGATTCACTTACTTTGTCAGATGATGTTTTTTCTAGCAAGGTAATATCATATACAAAGCATAAAGAATATGATATAAGAGTAGATAAGGCATTTTTGAGTAGTGAAGATAATGTCCTAATTATAGATGACTTCCTAGCAAAGGGACAAGCTCTAAACGGTCTAATGGAACTATGTAAGCAAGCTGACGCTGAAGTAATTGGTGTTGGTATAGCTATAGAAAAAGCATTCCAAGAAGGTGGAAAGCATTATAGATCATTGGGTTATGATGTATATAGCCAAGCTGTAATAGAAAAATTTGAAGATGGAAAAGTTGTTTTCAAAAAAGACTAA
- a CDS encoding cell wall-binding repeat-containing protein yields MKKIFKKALIISCILPLTLPSANAFAQVSSVKRVSGNSRYETAIKLSNTYFADTSKVTFAIVASGETYPDALIGGSLAAQESAPVLLTYKSSVPAGLVSELKRLQPDHIFLLGGPNTITDTVLTSLKKQTGIAIDRIYGNDRIQTGDEINALRATLAGMDEADFEKISDPTLFACVNAYNFHDSLYSAPYYGIMTSDQGIGFLSLAPSTIYEKNIDFGEAIGDIKVVRDGTNSMIITKGSDRYESSVKIAEKYTNELNLNPDTVILTSGENYPDGLGASSLVGLYEAPILLTQKDVLSTYVKNYISKHKIKNVIIVGGPNSVSDNLVSQIKAIK; encoded by the coding sequence ATGAAAAAAATTTTTAAAAAAGCACTTATAATATCATGTATTTTGCCATTAACACTCCCATCTGCAAACGCCTTTGCACAAGTCAGTAGCGTAAAAAGAGTATCTGGTAACTCAAGATACGAAACAGCAATAAAACTAAGTAACACTTATTTTGCCGATACTAGTAAAGTAACATTTGCTATAGTTGCAAGCGGTGAAACATATCCTGACGCCTTAATAGGTGGAAGTTTGGCTGCACAAGAAAGTGCTCCTGTTCTTCTAACATACAAATCAAGTGTACCTGCAGGATTGGTTTCAGAATTAAAAAGACTACAACCAGATCACATATTTTTATTAGGTGGCCCAAATACTATAACAGATACTGTATTAACATCATTGAAAAAGCAAACAGGAATAGCTATTGATAGAATTTATGGTAACGATAGAATTCAAACTGGAGATGAAATAAATGCTCTAAGAGCTACACTTGCTGGTATGGATGAAGCAGATTTTGAAAAAATTTCAGATCCGACTCTATTTGCTTGTGTAAATGCATATAATTTCCATGACTCTCTTTACAGTGCACCATATTACGGAATAATGACTTCAGATCAGGGAATTGGATTTTTAAGCTTAGCCCCATCAACTATATACGAAAAAAATATAGATTTTGGTGAAGCAATTGGTGATATAAAGGTAGTTAGAGATGGGACTAATTCAATGATAATTACTAAGGGTTCAGACAGGTATGAATCATCTGTTAAAATTGCAGAAAAATATACTAATGAACTAAATCTTAATCCAGATACCGTAATACTTACTAGCGGTGAAAATTATCCTGATGGATTAGGTGCCTCTTCTTTAGTTGGACTTTATGAAGCTCCAATTTTATTAACACAAAAAGATGTATTAAGTACATATGTTAAAAATTACATTTCAAAGCACAAGATTAAAAATGTCATTATTGTAGGTGGTCCAAATTCAGTATCTGATAATCTTGTATCTCAGATAAAGGCTATTAAATAG
- a CDS encoding HD domain-containing protein produces MEDFDIKILEDKYNEKSKRINAILSNPDFKYYIKEIDRLEENRIFCLHNLEHLFNVARSMQLINIEENLGLDRNHIYACALLHDLGRVEEYNGGKKHAIASSEISEKILKQVGFSSDEIENIKNAIIGHNNVEVNLLGKLLKFADKKSRNCYLCPASSKCKWSEEKKNKGVLL; encoded by the coding sequence ATGGAAGATTTTGATATTAAAATACTAGAAGATAAATATAATGAGAAAAGTAAAAGGATAAATGCAATACTTTCAAATCCAGATTTTAAATATTATATAAAAGAAATAGATAGATTAGAAGAGAATAGAATTTTTTGTTTACATAACTTAGAGCATTTATTTAATGTTGCTAGAAGTATGCAATTAATTAATATAGAAGAAAATTTAGGATTGGATAGAAATCATATATATGCTTGTGCATTACTGCACGATTTAGGTAGAGTAGAAGAATATAATGGTGGAAAAAAACATGCTATAGCAAGCTCTGAAATATCTGAAAAAATACTAAAACAAGTAGGATTTTCTAGTGATGAAATAGAAAATATTAAAAATGCTATTATAGGCCATAATAATGTAGAAGTAAATCTTTTGGGAAAATTGCTGAAATTTGCCGATAAAAAGAGTAGAAATTGCTACCTATGTCCTGCAAGTAGCAAGTGTAAATGGTCAGAAGAAAAAAAGAATAAGGGGGTTTTACTATGA
- a CDS encoding alpha/beta fold hydrolase, whose protein sequence is MRIDNFYKVKGEGFPLVLLHGNGENHRYFIHQIRYFSKYYKVYAIDTRGHGKSPRGDELLSIDLFAEDLYYFFERNNIEKANILGFSDGGNIALSFAIKYPYMVNKLVLNGANMFEKGIISKVQRKIRKAYIVEKYTHTEEGYKRAEILNLMINSPNISIESINKLKIETLIILGTRDLIKKDHVMLMHRKLKNSVLEYVEGDHFVAYKNFKIFNEKVRKFLV, encoded by the coding sequence ATGAGAATAGATAATTTTTATAAGGTAAAAGGCGAGGGATTTCCTTTAGTATTGTTACATGGAAATGGAGAAAATCATAGATATTTTATACATCAAATTAGATATTTTTCTAAATACTATAAGGTTTACGCTATAGATACTAGAGGCCATGGAAAATCGCCTAGAGGTGATGAGCTGTTAAGTATAGATTTGTTTGCCGAAGATCTATATTACTTTTTTGAAAGAAATAATATAGAAAAAGCAAATATATTAGGATTTTCTGATGGCGGAAATATTGCTCTTAGTTTTGCTATAAAATATCCGTATATGGTTAACAAACTTGTATTAAATGGAGCAAATATGTTCGAAAAAGGAATAATATCTAAGGTTCAAAGAAAAATAAGGAAAGCATATATTGTTGAAAAATATACACATACAGAGGAGGGGTATAAAAGGGCAGAGATACTTAATTTAATGATTAATTCACCTAATATATCCATTGAATCAATAAATAAATTGAAAATTGAAACCCTTATAATTTTAGGTACAAGGGATTTAATAAAAAAAGATCATGTTATGTTGATGCATAGAAAGCTGAAAAATTCAGTGCTCGAATATGTTGAAGGTGATCACTTTGTAGCATATAAAAATTTTAAAATATTTAATGAAAAAGTTAGAAAGTTTTTAGTGTAA
- the folE gene encoding GTP cyclohydrolase I FolE, with amino-acid sequence MVDIEKTQEAVRMLIEAIGEDPNREGLVETPKRVAKMYEEILAGFEEKPSDHLSRVFNSEDTDFVLEKDIQFYSMCEHHMMPFFGKVHIAYIPDGKVVGISKLGRLVDVYAKRLQIQEQMTVQIANAIVEELNPKGVMVIIEAEHTCMSMRGIKKVGAKTVTHASRGVFRTDNNLQATIRELIK; translated from the coding sequence ATGGTTGATATAGAAAAGACTCAAGAAGCTGTGAGAATGCTTATTGAAGCGATAGGTGAAGATCCCAATAGAGAGGGATTGGTGGAAACTCCGAAGAGAGTTGCAAAAATGTATGAAGAAATTCTAGCTGGATTTGAGGAAAAGCCATCAGATCATTTAAGCAGAGTGTTTAATTCAGAGGATACGGATTTTGTATTGGAAAAAGATATACAATTTTATTCTATGTGTGAACACCATATGATGCCATTTTTTGGAAAGGTACACATTGCCTATATACCAGATGGTAAGGTGGTAGGTATTAGCAAGCTGGGAAGGTTAGTGGATGTATATGCTAAAAGATTACAGATACAAGAGCAGATGACAGTTCAAATTGCTAATGCAATTGTAGAAGAATTAAATCCAAAGGGTGTAATGGTAATAATTGAAGCAGAACACACATGTATGTCTATGAGGGGTATAAAAAAGGTTGGAGCAAAGACTGTGACACATGCTAGTAGAGGTGTATTTAGGACAGACAATAATCTACAGGCTACAATCAGAGAATTGATTAAATAA
- a CDS encoding uracil-xanthine permease family protein: MNEEIQLTTEDSFDELQYKIDDKPPFAITLILAFQHILAAFAGIIAVPLVVCAALKLNVEQTSIMVGATILASGLTTILQSKGVGPVGSRVSGMMGTDFTFVNPSISVGAKFGIAGIVAATITGSLVEIILSRFIKPLMKFFPPLITGTVVSLIGITLLPVSIDWAAGGFGSPGYGSLKNLSVAFVIMLFTLFLNHYGKGIMSTAAVFIGMVFGYIVCIPLGMVDLTSVANADWIAIPNILRYGFKFDLASTLSFVPAYVVSTIGTVGIMKAIGETSKIELSSDRVASGVLCDGVGSMISGLFGAGPNTSFSQNVGLITLTKVASRHVMIVAGIILTILGFFPKLSALIAVMPSPVLGGVGVIMFGLVAAQGIKTLSSVKLGDRELLIISVSFALGIGVTVKPDILNGLPEALKMILSSGISTGTLAALILNIVLVDKRKGVK; the protein is encoded by the coding sequence ATGAACGAAGAAATTCAATTAACAACAGAAGATTCATTCGATGAATTACAGTATAAGATTGATGATAAGCCACCTTTTGCTATCACATTAATATTGGCTTTTCAGCATATTTTAGCTGCATTTGCAGGTATAATTGCTGTACCACTTGTTGTGTGTGCAGCACTTAAATTAAATGTTGAACAGACATCAATCATGGTAGGGGCTACAATTTTGGCTTCAGGTTTGACTACAATTCTTCAATCAAAGGGTGTAGGTCCAGTAGGTTCACGAGTATCAGGAATGATGGGAACAGATTTTACATTTGTTAATCCTTCAATTAGTGTCGGAGCAAAGTTTGGAATTGCAGGTATAGTTGCTGCTACAATCACAGGCTCACTTGTTGAAATTATTTTAAGTAGATTTATAAAGCCACTAATGAAGTTTTTCCCACCTCTAATTACAGGTACAGTTGTATCATTAATAGGTATCACTTTGCTTCCTGTAAGTATTGATTGGGCAGCTGGAGGATTTGGTTCTCCTGGATATGGTTCACTTAAAAATCTAAGTGTTGCATTTGTAATAATGTTATTTACTCTATTCTTAAACCACTATGGCAAAGGAATCATGAGTACTGCAGCCGTATTTATAGGTATGGTATTTGGATATATAGTATGTATACCTTTAGGTATGGTAGATTTAACATCAGTGGCCAATGCTGACTGGATTGCAATACCAAATATATTACGTTATGGATTTAAGTTTGACTTAGCATCTACACTGTCATTTGTGCCAGCTTATGTAGTTTCTACAATTGGTACAGTAGGTATAATGAAAGCTATTGGTGAAACTTCAAAAATAGAACTTTCAAGTGATAGAGTAGCGTCAGGAGTTTTATGTGATGGTGTGGGATCAATGATATCAGGTTTATTTGGCGCAGGCCCTAATACTTCATTTTCTCAGAATGTTGGACTAATTACTCTTACAAAAGTTGCTAGTAGACATGTTATGATAGTTGCTGGTATAATACTTACTATCTTAGGATTTTTCCCTAAGTTGAGTGCATTAATAGCTGTAATGCCTTCACCAGTATTGGGTGGTGTAGGTGTAATTATGTTTGGTTTAGTTGCAGCTCAAGGTATCAAAACATTATCAAGCGTTAAACTTGGAGATAGAGAACTACTGATAATTTCAGTTTCTTTTGCTCTAGGTATAGGAGTAACAGTCAAGCCAGATATATTAAATGGACTTCCAGAAGCACTTAAGATGATTTTATCATCAGGTATTTCTACTGGTACTCTTGCAGCTTTAATATTAAATATAGTACTAGTTGACAAAAGAAAGGGAGTTAAATAA
- the pabB gene encoding aminodeoxychorismate synthase component I — MTKIIELDQYPPIENIYTYFNKDENSVFLDSSLKNELGRYSIIGLNPYLKLVQKYDGFYVNDELKKNTLIDFLSQYLKDNKEDNKTDIPLISGAIAYFSYDYGMDIMGIKSRHKDQLEIDKARVYFYDNFLIEDLYKKKLYIISNGKLEEKEKSSNKLLQIIEIANSKKNEAKNKDKSEIIKEQNENYSLSSNFCKKDYKEAIDKMIHYIIEGDIYIVNMTRQICIECGIDPYEFFTILRKNNPSPFGAYMNYDGFKIISASPERFLLNKNGNLLTRPIKGTRKRGEDPYEDQLLKEELKNSDKDKSELLMIVDLERNDLNKICTPGSVIVEDLFDVETYATVFHLVAQIKGKLKDEYNFADILKASFPGGSITGSPKYRAMELSDQVEASRRNIYTGSIGYISLNGDCDLNIVIRTALYKDRKYHIGVGGGITCESNLEFEYEETEQKAKALLNALNCVKRGGQCG, encoded by the coding sequence ATGACTAAAATAATTGAACTAGATCAATATCCACCTATTGAAAACATATATACTTATTTTAATAAAGACGAAAATTCTGTTTTTTTAGATTCTTCACTGAAAAATGAATTAGGACGATATTCTATTATTGGACTTAATCCATATTTAAAATTAGTTCAAAAGTATGATGGATTTTATGTAAATGATGAATTAAAAAAAAATACATTAATAGATTTTTTAAGTCAGTATTTAAAGGATAATAAAGAAGATAATAAGACAGATATTCCATTAATTTCAGGTGCTATAGCTTATTTTTCTTATGACTATGGTATGGATATCATGGGTATTAAATCTAGGCATAAAGATCAATTGGAAATAGATAAAGCCAGAGTTTATTTTTATGATAATTTTTTAATAGAAGATTTATACAAGAAAAAATTATACATAATATCCAATGGTAAATTAGAGGAAAAAGAAAAATCTTCCAATAAATTGCTACAGATAATTGAAATAGCTAATAGCAAAAAAAATGAGGCTAAAAATAAAGATAAATCCGAAATTATCAAAGAACAAAACGAAAATTATTCTTTAAGTTCCAATTTTTGCAAAAAAGATTATAAGGAAGCTATTGATAAAATGATTCACTATATAATTGAGGGAGATATTTATATAGTGAATATGACTAGACAAATATGTATAGAGTGTGGTATAGATCCATATGAGTTTTTTACAATATTAAGAAAGAACAATCCATCTCCATTTGGGGCTTATATGAATTATGATGGGTTTAAAATTATTTCAGCTTCACCTGAAAGATTTTTATTAAATAAGAATGGAAACCTACTTACTAGACCTATTAAAGGCACTAGAAAAAGGGGTGAAGATCCTTATGAAGATCAACTTTTAAAAGAAGAATTAAAAAATTCTGACAAGGATAAAAGTGAGTTATTAATGATAGTTGATTTAGAGAGAAATGATCTAAATAAAATTTGTACTCCTGGTTCTGTTATAGTAGAAGATTTATTTGATGTAGAGACATATGCTACAGTATTTCATCTAGTAGCTCAAATAAAAGGAAAATTAAAAGATGAATATAATTTTGCAGATATTTTAAAGGCAAGTTTTCCAGGAGGCTCTATTACAGGATCACCTAAATATAGAGCTATGGAATTGAGTGATCAAGTAGAAGCATCAAGAAGAAATATTTATACCGGTTCAATTGGATATATATCCTTAAATGGAGATTGTGATTTAAATATTGTGATTAGGACAGCCCTATATAAAGATAGAAAATATCATATAGGTGTAGGTGGTGGAATAACTTGTGAGTCAAATTTGGAGTTTGAGTACGAAGAGACTGAACAAAAGGCCAAAGCTCTGTTAAATGCTTTAAATTGTGTAAAAAGAGGTGGACAATGTGGATAA
- a CDS encoding biotin transporter BioY, with product MKKNKLSVREITYIGLFAAIICVLSPISIPMPYGVPMTLQTFIIPLAGVILGAKQGTIANIIYLLLGAIGLPVFAGFSGGMSVILGPTGGFLISFQIMAFLAGLGVKGKKHSKLILFLLLGAVVNFLAGMIVFSIVTSNSISVAFTACVLPFIPTTIIKILLIDIIGLRIKTTMPKMGVQV from the coding sequence ATGAAAAAAAATAAATTATCAGTAAGAGAAATTACATATATAGGTCTTTTTGCAGCAATAATATGTGTATTATCGCCAATAAGCATTCCTATGCCATATGGTGTGCCAATGACCTTACAAACATTTATTATACCACTAGCGGGAGTAATTTTAGGAGCTAAACAAGGCACTATTGCAAACATAATATATTTATTATTAGGTGCAATTGGTCTACCTGTATTTGCGGGTTTCTCGGGAGGTATGAGTGTTATATTGGGACCCACAGGAGGATTTTTGATTTCATTTCAAATAATGGCATTCCTAGCAGGCTTAGGAGTAAAAGGCAAAAAACACAGTAAATTAATTTTGTTTTTATTATTAGGAGCTGTAGTTAATTTCTTGGCAGGCATGATTGTATTTTCGATTGTTACTTCTAATTCAATTAGTGTTGCATTTACAGCTTGTGTATTGCCATTTATACCTACTACAATAATTAAAATATTACTTATAGATATTATAGGATTAAGAATTAAAACAACTATGCCTAAAATGGGTGTACAAGTATAA